A single window of Girardinichthys multiradiatus isolate DD_20200921_A chromosome 15, DD_fGirMul_XY1, whole genome shotgun sequence DNA harbors:
- the ccdc167 gene encoding coiled-coil domain-containing protein 167, with protein MSEMKDKKRENVSIASEIDRLEERRERCHDNLERAEFKSRKARLSEKERQELENEMAIINARVQKLDKDLAMLRGENRRNMLLSVALLTISALFYYIFYFNEDDT; from the exons ATGTCTGAAATGAAAGACAAGAAACGGGAGAACGTCAGCATCGCCTCTGAg ATTGACCGGCTGGAAGAAAGACGTGAGCGTTGCCACGACAACTTGGAGAGGGCGGAGTTTAAGAGCAGGAAGGCGAGGCTGTCTGAAAAAGAGAG GCAAGAACTGGAAAATGAAATGGCAATCATAAATGCAAGAGTGCAAAAGCTAG atAAGGATCTTGCAATGTTGAGAGGGGAGAACCGAAGGAACATGCTGTTGTCAGTAGCCCTGCTCACAATCAGCGCTCTCTTCTACTACATCTTTTACTTCAATGAGGATGACACATGA
- the kif25 gene encoding kinesin-like protein KIF25 produces the protein MPLFINRDQIVAHQVHLLEHKLRNKEERILELETENTILHLRLAECAGRLRREHEGDKKAEDHHQLQRKIFQTFLVKLHTQVQAVKQVLSEVFAVYVSSASELEEQCKQLLQKVKQASSHLNDPNGEELLDLQAHVAALERSLEEERERCRGEKQKRKEIHNALVELRGNIRVHCRVRPVLHFDHVQTSTCGSGSASTEPVIHAISDDTVSVTCLKTGMPVQQKMFEFERVHGPEDSQEVVFKEVKCLLTSLLDGYNVCIMAYGQTGSGKTHTMMGSQSLKAKSGMLQDSQEGIIPKAAAELFRLISEKPAESHTVELSVMEVYNNEVYDLLARDEQGNAVGQRRDVVTTSSGASQVPNLTYEPVCNASEIMQILSGVLKLRAQCPTLIHADSSRSHLVISLTISTKSPDALALAHSLQRAKKNMKSSTCKQWWSPRCRRANPHSRHSADELTVSPASSPCSSPALSRCPSPRNSISVTPFRTKLQLVDLAGSECVGMTGLSGAALWEVSCINRSLSALSDVLGALAEQRPHIPYRNSKLTHLLQDTIGGDSKLLVMLCVSPTHRFITESLQSLAFGTRARQVQKERLQRKTNTHKVI, from the exons ATGCCCCTTTTTATAAACAGGGACCAAATAGTTGCACATCAGGTGCACCTACTGGAGCACAAACTGAGG AATAAAGAGGAGAGAATACTTGAACTGGAGACGGAGAATACAATTCTTCATTTAAGACTTGCTGAG TGTGCAGGGAGGTTGCGTCGAGAGCATGAAGGAGACAAAAAGGCAGAGGACCATCATCAGCTCCAGAGGAAAATATTCCAAACTTTTCTTGTGAAGCTCCACACTCAGGTCCAG GCTGTGAAGCAGGTCCTGAGTGAGGTGTTTGCGGTCTATGTGAGCTCTGCTTCTGAACTGGAGGAGCAGTGCAAGCAGCTGCTGCAGAAAGTCAAGCAAGCCAGTTCCCACTTGAATGATCCCAATGGAGAAGAACTATTGG ATTTGCAGGCTCATGTCGCAGCTCTGGAGCGCTCTCTGGAGGAGGAAAGGGAGAGGTGCAGGGGAGAGAAGCAGAAGAGAAAAGAAATACATAATGCTTTAGTG GAACTGAGAGGAAACATCAGAGTTCACTGCAGGGTGCGTCCAGTTCTACATTTTGACCATGTCCAGACTTCTACCTGCGGATCAGG gtCTGCTTCAACAGAACCAGTCATTCATGCAATCAGTGAC GACACAGTGTCAGTGACTTGCCTGAAAACTGGGATGCCAGTgcaacaaaaaatgtttgagtttgAGAG AGTGCATGGACCAGAGGACTCCCAGGAAGTTGTATTTAAAGAAGTCAAGTGCCTCCTTACGTCTCTGTTGGACGG CTATAATGTGTGCATCATGGCATAtgggcagacaggaagtggaaaAACTCACACCATGATGGGATCCCAGTCTCTGAAAGCAAAATCTGGAATGCTGCAGGACTCTCAGGAGGGCATTATCCCTAAAGCTGCTGCTGAGCTCTTTCG GCTAATCTCTGAGAAACCAGCAGAGAGTCACACAGTGGAGCTGTCCGTAATGGAGGTGTATAATAACGAGGTGTACGACCTGCTCGCCAGAGACGAGCAGGGAAACGCTGTTGGCCAGCGCCGGGATGTCGTCACCACCTCGTCTGGGGCCAGCCAGGTCCCCAACCTCACATATGA GCCTGTGTGTAACGCATCTGAGATCATGCAGATCCTGAGTGGTGTCCTGAAGCTCCGGGCTCAATGTCCGACACTCATCCATGCCGACTCGTCTCGCTCTCATCTTGTCATCTCCCTGACAATTTCCACAAAGAGCCCTGATGCACTGGCCCTGG CCCACAGTTTACAGCGAGCCAAAAAGAACATGAAGAGCTCAACTTGTAAGCAGTGGTGGAGCCCACGCTGCCGCCGTGCAAACCCTCACTCCCGGCACTCTGCAGATGAACTGACTGTGAGCCCGGCCTCCTCTCCATGCTCCTCTCCTGCATTATCTCGTTGCCCCTCTCCCCGAAACAGCATCTCAGTCACTCCTTTCAGGACAAAGCTGCAGCTGGTGGACCTGGCAGGGAGTGAATGTGTCG GTATGACAGGATTGTCaggagcagctctgtgggaggTGTCATGCATCAACCGAAGTCTCTCGGCTCTTTCTGATGTCCTGGGAGCTCTGGCTGAACAGAGACCCCACATCCCCTACAGGAACAGCAAACTCACCCATCTGCTGCAGGATACCATAG GTGGCGACTCCAAACTGCTGGTGATGCTGTGTGTCTCTCCCACGCATCGATTCATCACAGAGTCCCTGCAGTCTCTTGCTTTTGGCACAAGAGCCCGCCAGGTCCAGAAGGAGAGACTCcaaagaaaaactaacactCATAAAGTGATCTGA